The Deinococcus depolymerans genome includes a region encoding these proteins:
- a CDS encoding PaaI family thioesterase, with the protein MTDAPLTNDRQRTYTWADTAPALAALRTLSGLEFLRAIARGDLPASPIGLTLGMEPLREEDFTEGRAVFRLKPQEFHYNPIGSVHGGVFATLLDSALACAIHTTLPAGVGYTTLELKFNCVRPLIAGGPEVQAVGQVVAATRQTAIAEGRIVDEAGKLYAHATTTCLLLR; encoded by the coding sequence ATGACCGACGCGCCCCTCACGAACGACCGCCAGCGCACCTACACCTGGGCCGACACCGCTCCTGCCCTGGCCGCCCTGCGCACCCTCAGCGGCCTGGAATTCCTGCGCGCCATCGCCCGCGGGGACCTGCCCGCCTCACCCATCGGCCTGACCCTGGGCATGGAACCCCTGCGCGAGGAGGACTTCACGGAGGGCCGCGCCGTGTTCCGCCTGAAACCCCAGGAATTCCACTACAACCCCATCGGCAGCGTGCACGGCGGCGTGTTCGCCACGCTGCTCGACTCCGCGCTGGCCTGCGCCATTCACACCACGCTGCCCGCCGGGGTGGGGTACACCACGCTGGAACTGAAATTCAACTGCGTGCGCCCCCTGATCGCCGGCGGCCCGGAAGTGCAGGCCGTGGGGCAGGTCGTCGCTGCCACCCGCCAGACCGCCATCGCCGAGGGCCGCATCGTGGATGAAGCCGGCAAACTGTACGCGCACGCCACGACCACCTGTCTGCTCCTGCGGTAA